A stretch of Natronospira bacteriovora DNA encodes these proteins:
- a CDS encoding peptidylprolyl isomerase: MRKMMIGGLAALLTLTAFSAAANTPLDRIVAVVNDEVILNSELEERMDTIRMRMGGPGAQMPPEQEFRRQVLDYMIDEAVQLQRGRMGGLRVSDDEVNQALARIASQNNVTLAQLPEVMEAEGLDYATVREQIRRELMQQRVQQRMLHREVTVSDREVQEFLAEMEARGDLDSEYLVSHIMIGTGASDDAEALREAREKAENVHQQLQEGADFGQMAVTHSDSRTALEGGDMGWRAGPELPTVFAERVVGMNAGDITAPFRTSSGYHILKLQDVRRGDQLIVQERRSRHILIRPSEVLLPEQAQLRLVDLRRRIVEEGESFSELAREHSQDPGSASLGGDLGWQTRGQFVPAFDQKLDQMEIGEISEPFQTQFGFHIVQLMETRERDRTLDARRNQAQQFIRAQKAEERMDAWLQKLRDESYIEIRLGG, translated from the coding sequence CGGCCGCGGCCAACACGCCGCTGGACCGTATCGTTGCGGTGGTCAATGACGAAGTCATCCTGAACTCCGAGCTGGAAGAGCGCATGGATACCATCCGCATGCGCATGGGCGGACCCGGTGCCCAGATGCCGCCGGAGCAGGAGTTTCGCCGCCAGGTGCTTGATTACATGATTGACGAGGCGGTGCAGTTGCAGCGCGGGCGCATGGGCGGGCTGCGTGTCAGTGATGACGAGGTCAACCAGGCGCTGGCCCGGATCGCCTCCCAGAACAACGTCACCCTGGCCCAGTTGCCCGAAGTCATGGAGGCCGAGGGCCTGGATTACGCCACCGTTCGGGAACAGATTCGCCGTGAACTCATGCAGCAGCGGGTACAGCAGCGCATGCTGCATCGTGAAGTCACCGTCTCCGATCGTGAAGTCCAGGAATTCCTGGCCGAGATGGAAGCCCGGGGCGATCTGGACAGCGAGTATCTCGTCTCTCACATCATGATTGGCACAGGCGCATCCGATGACGCGGAAGCCCTGCGGGAAGCGCGCGAAAAGGCCGAAAACGTTCATCAGCAATTGCAGGAGGGCGCCGACTTTGGCCAGATGGCCGTCACCCATTCCGACAGCCGCACCGCCCTGGAAGGCGGCGATATGGGCTGGCGCGCCGGGCCGGAACTGCCCACGGTATTCGCCGAACGGGTTGTGGGCATGAATGCCGGTGACATCACCGCCCCCTTCCGCACCTCCAGCGGTTATCACATTCTCAAGCTCCAGGATGTCCGTCGTGGTGACCAGCTCATCGTGCAGGAACGCCGCTCTCGTCACATTCTGATCCGGCCCTCGGAAGTATTGCTCCCGGAGCAGGCTCAGCTGAGGCTGGTTGATCTGCGCCGCCGCATTGTCGAAGAAGGGGAAAGCTTCTCGGAGCTGGCACGCGAACACTCCCAGGATCCCGGCTCGGCGTCCCTCGGCGGCGACCTGGGCTGGCAGACCCGTGGCCAGTTCGTTCCGGCCTTCGACCAGAAGCTGGATCAGATGGAAATCGGCGAAATCAGTGAACCGTTCCAGACCCAGTTCGGCTTCCACATCGTGCAGCTGATGGAAACCCGGGAACGCGACCGCACCCTGGACGCACGCCGCAACCAGGCCCAGCAGTTCATCCGCGCCCAGAAGGCCGAGGAACGCATGGATGCCTGGCTGCAGAAGCTGCGCGACGAGT